In Rhinatrema bivittatum unplaced genomic scaffold, aRhiBiv1.1, whole genome shotgun sequence, the following are encoded in one genomic region:
- the LOC115081510 gene encoding olfactory receptor 1052-like has translation MEELNFTTVTEFIILGFPVFPDLQTPFFLLFLLIYLIVLMGNLTIITLTCLDPRLHSPMYFFLCNLSFIDISYTSVTLPKLLDILLRKSHRISVNGCFTQLYFFLCLTCVEFVIISVMAYDRYAAICNPLRYTIIMNERICVLMATGAWFFGFLEPMTHTVLVSHFSFCGSNEINHYFCDISALLKLSCTSTSTINHISYIWSIMLGLPLFISTLVSYIYVISTILRIRSAEGRHKAFSTCSSHLTVVILFYGTMLCLYVRPTSMQSLDQNKLFALLYNVLIPLLNPMIYSLKNREVRSALRKVFTRKSFHSKIRRTFSVFVPVKHHSSEGVQGVQFRPFVQSISYY, from the coding sequence ATGGAGGAGTTAAATTTCAccacagtgacagaattcatcaTTCTGGGGTTTCCTGTATTTCCAGACTTGCAAACTCcttttttccttctgttcttaCTGATTTACCTGATCGTCCTGATGGGGAACCTCACTATTATAACCCTGACGTGCCTGGACCCTCGCCTGCACtcccccatgtactttttcctctgtaACTTGTCTTTCATTGATATTTCTTACACCTCAGTCACTCTCCCTAAACTGCTGGACATCCTATTAAGAAAGAGTCATAGGATTTCTGTAAATGGATGTTTTACACAactgtatttttttctctgtttaacATGTGTGGAATTTGTTATTATTTCAGTCATGGCTTACGATCGCTATGCTGCAATCTGTAATCCCCTACGCTATACTATAATTATGAATGAAAGGATTTGTGTACTGATGGCCACAGGGGCCTGGTTCTTTGGGTTCCTGGAACCAATGACACACACTGTCCTGGTATCACATTTCTCTTTTTGTGGTTCCAATGAGATTAACCATTACTTTTGTGATATCTCAGCACTGCTAAAACTCTCCTGCACCAGCACCTCCACCATTAATCACATATCTTATATATGGAGTATCATGTTAGGTCTACCTTTATTTATCTCAACCCTTGTATCTTATATCTACGtcatctccaccatcctgagGATCCGTTCTGCAGAGGGGAGGCacaaagccttctccacctgctcctcccacctcacggtCGTTATTCTCTTCTATGGGACCATGCTCTGTTTGTATGTCAGaccaacatccatgcagtcactgGATCAAAACAAGCTCTTTGCTCTGCTGTATAATGTTTTAATTCCCTTGCTTAATCCCATGATTTACAGCCTGAAAAACAGAGAAGTAAGAAGTGCTTTAAGAAAAGTATTTACCAGAAAATCCTTTCATTCAAAGATCAGAAGAACATTTTCTGTATTTGTGCCTGTCAAGCATCATAGCTCAGAAGGTGTGCAAGGTGTCCAGTTCAGACCCTTTGTCCAAAGCATATCTTATTATTAA